The genomic segment GCAGTACCCGCTGCGCGCCGGTGAGCTCTACAACCAGGTGGCGGTCTTCCGCAGCCCTGCCTTCGCCGCCGGGAGCGCCGAGTGGGGCACCCCCGAGGAGCTCGACTCGGCCTTCTCCCCTGTGCACGGCCACCTCCGCGAGGCGACCCAGCTGCTCGGGCGCGAGCTGCGCTGGCCGATGCACGACCGCCTCCCGATCGGACGCTTCGCCGAGGGAAGATTCGCCCTCCTCGGCGACGCCGCCCACCCCATGCTGCAGTACCTCGCGCAGGGCGCCTGCCAGGCGATCGAGGACGCCGCCTGCCTCGTGGGCGCACTCGGGCGCCACGACGGGCCCGCCGCCGCCCTCGCCGCGTACGAGGCCGAGCGGGCGCCGCGCACCGCCCGTGTGCAGCGCAACGCCCGCGCCTGGGGAGAGTTCTGGCACGTCGGCGGGGCCGACAAGACCGCCCGCGACGCGCTGCTGCGGGCGCGTGACCCGGCCGACCACAGCCGCGTCAGCTGGCTCTACGGCTCCTAGCGGCGGAGCGCCCACCTTCGCCCCGTGCTTGGCTGTCGGCACCTGCCGCCGACGAACGAGGAGCGACGCGATGGCCGCCGACCTACCCACCGACCCCCGCGCCGCTGTCGCGCGCGCCTGCCACGTGCTCGGCGACATCGGCCAGGGGGACATGGTCTGGGGCCACGTGTCGCTACGCGACGAGCAGGGCCGTGGCGTGTGGATGAAGGCACACGCCTTCGGCTTCAACGAGATCGACGAGGACAAGGTCCTCCTCGTCTCCTTCGACGGCGAGGTGCTCGAGGGCGAGGGCCGGCGGCACATCGAGTACCCGATCCACACCGAGATCATGAGGGCACGCCCCGACGTGCGCTGTGTCGTGCACACCCACTCCGTCGGCGCGGTCGCCTTCGCCGCGACCGGCGACGATCTGCGGCCGATCTCCCACGACGCCTGCTACTTCGTGCCTCCCGCGCTCGCCCGCTTCACCGAGACCGGGGACCTCATCTCGACGCGCGAGCTCGGCGAGCACCTCGCGGCGGCGATCGGCGACCGCAACGCGCTGCTGATCCCGAACCACGGCATCGCGGTCGCCGGCGCCAGCGTGCCGCACGCGATCATGGGGGCGGTGCTGCTCGACCGCGCCTGCCGCACGCAGCTGCTCGCGGGCGAGGTGCGGCACTGGTCGCCCGACGACGAGGCGCTCGCGAAGCGCGCCAGCGTCTGGTCCGACGACGGCCTCGACCTCGGCTGGAACTTCCTCACCCGCCAGGCCGAAGCCCACCGCTGAGGGGGAGGACGTCCCTGGGGCTCGTGAGAGGGCGCTCAGCTCGCCGGCATCGTGGTCGTCGTCGGCGGCGGGTTGGTCTGGATCGCCCAGTTCTGGGCATCCCACATCGGCCCCGCTGGGCTCGGCGCGGCGCTCACCCCGACGAGGTCGCTCGCGGTGACGAGGGTGAGCGGCACCTCGAACAGCGGCACTGTCGGCAGCGCCGCCCACAGCGCGGTGTCGATCTCGTTGTAGAGGCCGGAGCCGGCGCTCTGGTTGAGCTCCCCGGAGGCCTCGGCGAAGAGCGCCGCGATCTCGGGGTCGCGGTAGCCGAGCACATCGCGGGTCACCGAGCCGGAGACGACCGAGGCGGGCTCGCCGCCGTCCGCCCGCACGGTGAAGACCGGGACCGCGGCCGTCGCCCCCGTGGCCCCGGTCGCACCGACGGTCGGGCCGGCGGCGCCGGTCACCCCGCCCGCCGCCTGCAATGCAGAGGGGGTCGGGCCGACGGGCTGGGTGTAGAGCGCGGCGGCCGTCGAGGGGTAGGGGGAGAGCAGGTAGGGCGCGATCGCCATCTGATAGCGGCCGCGCGGCAGCACTGTGCCGAGCAGCTCCTCCTCGCTCACGTTGCGGATCGCGAGGTGGATCCCGGCCTGCAGGAGCTCGGCCTGCAGCTGCTGCTCGACCGAGGCGGCGACGGCGTCGCCGGTCGGCCCCGAGAGGGTGAGGGTGAGCGGCGTCCCGGTCGGGCCGCGCACCACCCCGTCGGCATCGACCTGGTAGCCCACCGACGTGAGCAGCGAGTCGGCGGCGTCGAGGTCGACCGACTGGTAGGTGCCGTCGTTCGCCGTGCTCCCGGGCGCGCCCGAGAGGTAGAGGCGGTTGCCGTTCACCCCGCCCTCGGCGGTCGAGAGACCGATCGTGTTGGTGAAGAGCTGGTGGCGGTCGATCGACTCCGCGATCGCCTGGCGGACTGCGGGCACGAGCTGCGGGTCGTCGAGGTTGAAGACGAGCTGCTCGAGGGTCGGCGAGAGGGCGGGCTGCTCGGTGAGGTCGGTGCTCGTCTCGACGAGCGAGTCGATCGCCGGGCTCGGCGGGACCTCGGCGACCTGCACCCTCCCCCGCGCCAGCGCGTCGAGGGTGGCGCCGACGGAGGGCTCGACGAGGAAGGTGATGCGCCCGAGGCGCGCCGGCGGACCCCAGTAGTGCGGGTTGCGCACGAGGGCGAGCGCGACCGGCCTCGAGCCGCGGTAGGTCTCGCGCGCGATCTCGTAGGGGCCGCCCGAGACGAGGGTCGCCGGCACGGGGCGGGTGACCGTGCCGCGCTGCTTGGTGGCCCGCGGCGGCGAGGTCGCGAAGGCCGCCGTCCAGCCGTGCACGGCGGCGACGTGCGCCGGCACGAGGGGTGAGAAGAGCGCCGGCCAGTCGGCGTCGCGGGCGGAGAAGGTGACCTCGAAGGTCGTCGCCGCTGGTGGCGAGATCGAGCTGATCTCCTGGTAGCCGAGGGTGGGGTTGGTCGCCGGCAGGGTGGGGCCGACCGTCAGCTCCTGCTGCCACTCGTAGATGAAGTCCGAGGAGGTGATCGGCGCGCCGTCCGACCACTTGGCTCCCGGGTCGATCGTGTACCTCACGACGAAGGGCTGCACGCTCTGCACCTCGGCGCCGACGGTGGAGAGCAGCGAGTCACAGGCGGGGCCGCCGGTCGGGCAGGTCGTCGGGGGGAGGCGGTTGCCGGTGACGTAGGTCTGCGGCCAGACCTCGGCCATCACCATCGCGGTGACCGAGTTCGCGCCCTGCGGGGTAAGGGGGTTGAACTCGCGGGGCAGGCGGGGGACGGCGACGGTCACGGTGCCGCTCGTCCTGTAGGTGACGACCCCCGAGATGGTGGTGGTCGTGCTCGAAGGCGCCGGGCCGGCGGCGGCGGTGCAGCCGAGGAGCGCGATCCCCGCGAGGAGGAGGAGTAGCGGCCGGCCGAGCCTCAGCCCCAACGAAGGTCGATGACGATCGTCGCGAAGGCGAAGATCACCGCCACCGCGATCGTGATCCGGTCGAGGTTCTTCTCGGCGACGGTCGAGCCTGCGGCGGCCGATCCGACGCTCGAGCCGAACATGTCCGAGAGGCCGCTGCCGCGCCCGGAGTGGAGGAGGATCAGCAGGATGAGGGCGAGGGAGGCCAAGACCTCGACCCCGACCACGACATCAGTGAGCACGTGCTCCGTCCCTTTCCGAGCCGGTTACCGGAAAGCGCAGGTTAGCCGCGGATGCGGCCGCGGCCCCCGGCGCGCGCCGCGGCTGCAGCCTCAGCCGGCGGCGGAGACGATGGCGTGGAACTTCGCGGCGTCGAGGCTGGCGCCGCCGACGAGGGCGCCGTCGACGTTCGCGCAGGCGAGCAGGTCGGCTGCGTTCTCCGGCGTCACCGACCCCCCGTACTGGACGCGCGCCGTGGCGGCGACCGCGCCGCCGAGGCGGGTGAGCTCGTCGCGGATCGTCCCGCACATCTCCTCGGCGTCGTCGGGGGTCGCGACCACGCCGGTGCCGATCGCCCAGATCGGCTCGTAGGCGACGACGACGCGGGCGATCTCCTCGCCCTTGCGGCGGCCGAGGGCGGCCTCGAGCTGCCCGGCGACCTTGGCGAGGGCCATGCCCTCGGCGCGCTCCTCGCCGCTCTCGCCGACGCAGAGGATCGGCACCATCCCCGCTTTCAGGATCGCGTCGAGCTTCATGCAGACGATCTCGTCGCTCTCCCCGAAGTACTGGCGGCGCTCGGAGTGGCCGGCGATCACGTAGGCGACGTTGAGCTTGGCGAGCATCTCGGGGCTCACCTCGCCGGTGTAGGCCCCCCGCTCCTCGAAGTGGCAGTTCTGCGCGCCGAGCGCGACCGGGAGGTGGTCGGTCTCGACGGCGGTCTGCACGCTACGCAGCGAGGTGAAGGGCGGGTGCAGGCTCACCTCGACCCCCTGGGGCGCAGGCTTGGCGCGCAGCAGCGCGGCGAGCTCCTGGATCAGCTTCAGCGCCTCGAAGTGGTTCTCGTGCATCTTCCAGTTGCCCGAGACGAGGACGGGGCGCTCCCCCACCACGGCCTCAGCCCCGTCCGGCGCGCAACGCGGCGAGGCCCGGGAGGTCGCCCTGCTCGATGAACTCGAGGGAGGCGCCGCCGCCCGTCGAGACGAAGTCGATCCTCTCGGCGAGGCCGTACTCGTCGATCGCCGCCACCGAGTCGCCGCCGCCGACGACGGTGAAGCCGGGCGCGGCGGCGACCGCCTCCGCGACGGCGCGCGTCCCCGCGGCGAAGCGCTCGTCCTCGAAGACGCCCATCGGGCCGTTCCACAGCACCGTCTCGGCACCCGCCACCGCGGCGGCGAAGTGGGCCGCGCTCTCGGGGCCGATGTCGCGCCCCGACCAGCCGTCGGGGAGGTCGCTGCCGAAGGAGGAGACGGCGTCGTCGGGGCCGAGGGCGAGGGTGTCGGAGGGGAGGAGGACCTCGATCCCCGAGGCGAGGAGCGCCCTGCAGTCCTCCACGCGCGCCGGGTCGAGGAGCGAGGAGCCGACGGTGTGGCCGATGGCGGCGAGGAAGGTGTAGGCCATCCCGCCGCCGACGACGAGAGTGTCGACCTTCTCGGCGAGCGCCCGCAGCACCGCGAGCTTGTCGGCGATCTTCGCCCCGCCGACGACGGCGACGAAGGGGCGGCGCGGCTCGTTGAGCAGGCCGCCGAGGACCTCGACCTCGCGCGCCAGCAGGTAGCCGGCGGCGGAGGGGAGGAGGGCGGGGGGGCCGACCACCGAGGCATGCGCGCGGTGGCTCACGCCGAAGGCGTCGTTCACGTAGCAGTCGTGGCCGGCGACGAGGCGTGCGACGAAGGCGGGGTCGTCCGCCTCCTCGCCCGGGTCGAAGCGGAGGTTCTCGAGGAGGGTGACCCCGGGCGCCAGCACGGCAAGGCGCTCGGCGACGGGCGCCACCCGGTAGCGCTCGTCGACCTTTCCCTCGGGACGGCCGAGGTGGGTGCAGGCCGTGACCGACGCGCCCTTGTCGATCAGGTACGCGAGGGTCGGGAGCGCTGCGTGGATGCGGAAGTCGTCGGCGACGACGCGCCGCCCGTCGCGCTCGGCGAGAGGGACGTTGAAGTCGACGCGCACGAGCACCGAGGCGCCCTCGAGGTGCGGGAGGTCCTCGAGCCGAGGGAGGGGCTGCATCTCAGGTGGCGGTCGGCCGGCGCCGGGCCGCTCGGGTGAGCGGGCTCACTTGCTCCCGACGATCTCGACGAGGTCGGCGAGGCGGTTGGAGTAGCCCCACTCGTTGTCGTACCAGCCGAAGGCCTTGACGAGCGTCTGCCCGCCGTCGAGGGGGATGACGCGGGTGAGGTCGGCGTCGAAGGTGCAGCTCGCCGGGGAGCCGACGATGTCGCTCGAGACGATCGGGTCGTCGGTGTAGTCGAGGACGCGCGCGAGCCGCCCCGTCCCCGCGGCGTTGGCGAAGGCCCGGTTCACCTCGTCCGCGTCCACCTGCGCGCCGAGGACCGCGGTGACGTCGGTGATCGAGCCGTCCTGCACCGGGACGCGCAGCGAGACGCCGTCGAGGCGCCCCTTCATCGCGCTGAGCACGAGGTCCGTGGCCTTCGCGGCGCCGGTCGCCGTCGGGACGATGTTCACGGCCGCGGCGCGCGCCCGGCGGAGGTTGTCGCGGGCGAGGTCGAGCAGCTCCTGGTCGTTGGTATAGGCGTGCACCGTCGTCATCAGCGCCTGGCGCAGCTCGAAGGCGTCGTCGAGGACCTTCACCATCGGCACGAAGCAGTTGGTCGTGCAGGAGGCGTTGGAGACGACGAGGTGGCGGGCGGGGTCGAAGGTGTCGTCGTTCACGCCGACGACGAAGGTCGCGTCGGCGTCGTCGGCGGGCGCCGAGATGACGACGCGCGCCGCGCCGGCGTCGATGTGCGCGTGCGCCTGGGCGCGCTTGGTGAAGCGCCCCGTCGACTCGACGACGACGTCGATCGCGAGGTCCCCCCAGGGCAGCGCCGAGGGGTCGCGCTCGGCGAAGACGGCGATCTCGTGGCCGTCGACGACGAGGGCCTTGTCGTGGACGACGACCTTGCCGCCGAAGCGGCCGTGCGTCGAGTCGTAGCGCAGCAGGTGCGCGTTCGAGGCCGCATCGACGAGGTCGTTGATGGCGACGATCTCGACGTCGCCCTTCCCCTCGTGCAGCGCCCTCAGGAAGTTGCGGCCGATCCGCCCGAATCCGTTGACTGCGACACGCACGGTCATCTTCGTCACCGCCCGATCAGTCGGCCCTCTGGCCCGCTCCGGCTCCGTTGCCGGCGTGACAATCTGACTCGCCGCGGCGCCGGAACGCAACCATTGATGCCACGAGGTGTGTCAGCCCGTCACGAGGGCGGCGAGCGCCGCGGCGAGGAGCGCCTCGTCGTGCACCGCCCCCGAGGCGGCGGCGAGGGGGGCTTCGACGACGCAGCTGCGGCCGCCGAGCGCGCCGAGCGCGAGGCGGCTCGTGTCCGCGAGCACCACGTCGGGGACGACCCCGTGCGCCGCCAGCGCGGCGACGTGGGCGGCGACGTCGTAGCCGGTCGTCTCGGTCTGCTCGGCGAGGTTACCGACGTAGACGACACGCGCCGGCGAGGCGGCGATCGCCTCCGTCATCCCCGCGGGGGCGAGGGCGGCGAGGATGCTCGTGTAGAGCGAGCCGGGGCCGAGCACGAGCTGGTCGGCGCGGGCGATCGCCGCGAGCGCCTCGGGTGCGGCGGCGATCGCCGGCGGGTCGAGCGAGACGCGGCGGATCCCGGGGGTGCCCATGATCCGCACCTGCCCGGCGAGCTCGCCCTCGGCGGCCTGCGCGACGAGGGTCACCGGCTCCTCGGTGGCGGGGAGCACCCGCCCCACCGTGCCGAGCAGCGCGCAGGTCTCGGCGATCCCGCCGACGAAGCCGCCGCTCGCCGCGCTGAGCGCGGCGAGCAGGAGGTTGCCGAAGGCGTGCCCCTCGAGCTCGCCGCCGTGGAAGCGGTGCTCGAGGCTCTCGCCGAGCGGCGAGGGGCCCGGGAGGAGCGCCGTGATGCAGCGGCGGACGTCGCCCGGCGCGGGGATCCCGAGCGCTTCGCGCAGCCGCCCCGAGCTGCCGCCGTCGTCAGCGACCGAGACGATCGCCGAGATCTCCCCCGCGTAGCGGCGCGCCGCCCCGAGGCTGCGCGCCAGGCCGTGGCCGCCGCCGATCGCCACGACGCGGGGCCCGCCGGCGACGAGCCGGCCGCTCAACGGTCGATGTCCCGGTGGTGCACCGTCGGGTGGTAACCCTCGCCGGCGATCGTCTCGGCGAGGGCCTCGGCGACGGCGACCGAGCGGTGGCGGCCACCGGTGCAGCCGATCGCGATCGAGAGGTAGGACTTCCCCTC from the Acidimicrobiales bacterium genome contains:
- a CDS encoding class II aldolase/adducin family protein; translated protein: MAADLPTDPRAAVARACHVLGDIGQGDMVWGHVSLRDEQGRGVWMKAHAFGFNEIDEDKVLLVSFDGEVLEGEGRRHIEYPIHTEIMRARPDVRCVVHTHSVGAVAFAATGDDLRPISHDACYFVPPALARFTETGDLISTRELGEHLAAAIGDRNALLIPNHGIAVAGASVPHAIMGAVLLDRACRTQLLAGEVRHWSPDDEALAKRASVWSDDGLDLGWNFLTRQAEAHR
- a CDS encoding phosphoglycerate kinase; the protein is MQPLPRLEDLPHLEGASVLVRVDFNVPLAERDGRRVVADDFRIHAALPTLAYLIDKGASVTACTHLGRPEGKVDERYRVAPVAERLAVLAPGVTLLENLRFDPGEEADDPAFVARLVAGHDCYVNDAFGVSHRAHASVVGPPALLPSAAGYLLAREVEVLGGLLNEPRRPFVAVVGGAKIADKLAVLRALAEKVDTLVVGGGMAYTFLAAIGHTVGSSLLDPARVEDCRALLASGIEVLLPSDTLALGPDDAVSSFGSDLPDGWSGRDIGPESAAHFAAAVAGAETVLWNGPMGVFEDERFAAGTRAVAEAVAAAPGFTVVGGGDSVAAIDEYGLAERIDFVSTGGGASLEFIEQGDLPGLAALRAGRG
- the gap gene encoding type I glyceraldehyde-3-phosphate dehydrogenase; this encodes MTVRVAVNGFGRIGRNFLRALHEGKGDVEIVAINDLVDAASNAHLLRYDSTHGRFGGKVVVHDKALVVDGHEIAVFAERDPSALPWGDLAIDVVVESTGRFTKRAQAHAHIDAGAARVVISAPADDADATFVVGVNDDTFDPARHLVVSNASCTTNCFVPMVKVLDDAFELRQALMTTVHAYTNDQELLDLARDNLRRARAAAVNIVPTATGAAKATDLVLSAMKGRLDGVSLRVPVQDGSITDVTAVLGAQVDADEVNRAFANAAGTGRLARVLDYTDDPIVSSDIVGSPASCTFDADLTRVIPLDGGQTLVKAFGWYDNEWGYSNRLADLVEIVGSK
- the yvcK gene encoding uridine diphosphate-N-acetylglucosamine-binding protein YvcK, whose protein sequence is MSGRLVAGGPRVVAIGGGHGLARSLGAARRYAGEISAIVSVADDGGSSGRLREALGIPAPGDVRRCITALLPGPSPLGESLEHRFHGGELEGHAFGNLLLAALSAASGGFVGGIAETCALLGTVGRVLPATEEPVTLVAQAAEGELAGQVRIMGTPGIRRVSLDPPAIAAAPEALAAIARADQLVLGPGSLYTSILAALAPAGMTEAIAASPARVVYVGNLAEQTETTGYDVAAHVAALAAHGVVPDVVLADTSRLALGALGGRSCVVEAPLAAASGAVHDEALLAAALAALVTG
- the secG gene encoding preprotein translocase subunit SecG; the encoded protein is MLTDVVVGVEVLASLALILLILLHSGRGSGLSDMFGSSVGSAAAGSTVAEKNLDRITIAVAVIFAFATIVIDLRWG
- a CDS encoding ABC transporter substrate-binding protein, translating into MGLRLGRPLLLLLAGIALLGCTAAAGPAPSSTTTTISGVVTYRTSGTVTVAVPRLPREFNPLTPQGANSVTAMVMAEVWPQTYVTGNRLPPTTCPTGGPACDSLLSTVGAEVQSVQPFVVRYTIDPGAKWSDGAPITSSDFIYEWQQELTVGPTLPATNPTLGYQEISSISPPAATTFEVTFSARDADWPALFSPLVPAHVAAVHGWTAAFATSPPRATKQRGTVTRPVPATLVSGGPYEIARETYRGSRPVALALVRNPHYWGPPARLGRITFLVEPSVGATLDALARGRVQVAEVPPSPAIDSLVETSTDLTEQPALSPTLEQLVFNLDDPQLVPAVRQAIAESIDRHQLFTNTIGLSTAEGGVNGNRLYLSGAPGSTANDGTYQSVDLDAADSLLTSVGYQVDADGVVRGPTGTPLTLTLSGPTGDAVAASVEQQLQAELLQAGIHLAIRNVSEEELLGTVLPRGRYQMAIAPYLLSPYPSTAAALYTQPVGPTPSALQAAGGVTGAAGPTVGATGATGATAAVPVFTVRADGGEPASVVSGSVTRDVLGYRDPEIAALFAEASGELNQSAGSGLYNEIDTALWAALPTVPLFEVPLTLVTASDLVGVSAAPSPAGPMWDAQNWAIQTNPPPTTTTMPAS
- the tpiA gene encoding triose-phosphate isomerase, with the translated sequence MGERPVLVSGNWKMHENHFEALKLIQELAALLRAKPAPQGVEVSLHPPFTSLRSVQTAVETDHLPVALGAQNCHFEERGAYTGEVSPEMLAKLNVAYVIAGHSERRQYFGESDEIVCMKLDAILKAGMVPILCVGESGEERAEGMALAKVAGQLEAALGRRKGEEIARVVVAYEPIWAIGTGVVATPDDAEEMCGTIRDELTRLGGAVAATARVQYGGSVTPENAADLLACANVDGALVGGASLDAAKFHAIVSAAG